GTCGACGGAGAACTCGGCCTTCTTCCCCACGCGCAACCCGTGGGACCTCGAGCGCGTGCCCGGAGGTTCGAGCGGAGGATCGGCGGCGGCGGTGGCGGCCGGGGAGGTCGTCTTCGCCCTCGGCTCCGACACCGGCGGCTCCATCCGCCAGCCGGCGGCCTATTGTGGCGTCGTGGGGCTCAAGCCGACGTACGGCCGCGTCTCGCGGTACGGCCTGGTGGCCTTTGCTTCCTCCCTCGACCAGATCGGCCCCATCACCCGCACCGTGGCCGACGCCGCCTACGTCCTGCAGGCGATCGCCGGCCATGACCCGCACGATTCGACGTCGGCCAATGTCGAGGTGCCGGACTACACGGCGGCCCTAACCGGCGACGTGAAGGGCCTGAGGATCGCCGTGCCCAAGGAGTACCTCGGCGACGGCATCGACGAGGGCGTGCGCCAGCGGGTGCTCGAGGCGCTGGAGGTGTTCGCGTCGCTGGGCGCCGAGTGGGAGGAGGTCTCCCTGCCGCACAGCGACTACGCCGTGGCCTGCTACTACCTGATCGCCCCGTCGGAGGCGTCGTCCAACCTGGCCCGCTACGACGGCGTGCGCTACGGCGTGCGCGTCGAGGCCGACAACCTGATCGACATGTACAAGCAGACGCGCAGCCAGGGCTTCGGCCCCGAGGTGAAGCGCCGCATCATGCTCGGCACCTTCGCCCTCAGCTCGGGCTACTACGACGCCTACTACCTGAAGGCACAGAAGGTGCGTACGCTGATCAAGCAGGATTTCGAACGGCTTTTTGAACGCTACGACGTGGTCGTCGGGCCGACGGCGCCGACGCCGGCCTTCAAGCTCGGTGAAAAGGTGGATGACCCGCTGACGATGTACCTGAACGACATCTGCACCATCCCGGTCAACCTGGCCGGCCTGCCGGCGATCAGCGTCCCGTGCGGCCTTTCGGGCGGCCTGCCGGTAGGCCTGCAGATCATCGGCAAGCCCTTCGACGAGCTGACCGTGCTGCGCGCCGCGTACGCCTTCGAGGTGCACACCGACCACCACAAGGCGCGCCCGGCGCTGTGAGGGAGGGAGAACGGCGATGAACTTCGAGACGGTCATCGGCCTGGAAGTGCACGTCGAACTGGCGACAAAGTCGAAGATCTTCTGCGGCTGCTCCACGGAGTTCGGTGCGCCGCCCAACACCAACGTCTGCCCGATCTGCCTCGGCCATCCGGGGGTGCTGCCGGTGCTCAACCGCCAGGCTGTGGAGTACGCGATGAAGGCGGCGCTGGCCCTCAACTGCGAGATCGCCGAGGTGTGCAAGTTCGACCGCAAAAACTATTTCTACCCCGACCTGCCCAAGGCGTACCAGATTTCCCAGTACGACCAGCCCCTCGCCAAAAACGGCTGGGTGGAAATCGAGGTGGGCGGGCGCAAAAAGCGTATCGGCATCACCCGCCTGCACCTCGAGGAGGACGCCGGGAAGTCGCTGCACGCCGAGGACGGCGGCAACTATTCCCTCGTCGACTTCAACCGCGTCGGCGTGCCGCTCATCGAGATCGTCACCGAGCCGGACCTTCGCTCGCCGGAGGAGGCGCGGCTGTTCCTGGAGAAGCTGCGGCAGATCCTTCTTTACACCGGCGTCTCGGACGTAAAGATGGAAGAGGGCTCGCTGCGCTGCGACGCCAACATCTCCCTGCGCCCGGTTGGCGCCGACACCTTCGGCACGAAGACGGAGCTGAAAAACCTCAACTCCTTCCGCTTCGTCCAGAAGGGATTGGAGTATGAGGAAAAGCGCCAGCGGGAGATCCTCACAAGCGGCGGCGTCGTGGAGCAGGAGACGCGGCGCTGGGACGAGCAGAAGGAGATCACCGTGCCCATGCGCGGGAAGGAGGAGGCCCACGACTACCGCTACTTCCCGGAACCGGACCTCGTGCGCCTCGTCATCGACCGCGAGTGGGTGGAACGGGTGAAGGCCGAGCTGCCGGAGCTGCCCGACGCGCGGCGCGAGCGGTACATGCGCGCGTACGGGTTGTCGGACTACGACGCCGGGGTGCTGACGGCGTCGAAGGACCTGTCCGATTACTACGACGCGGTGGTGCAGTGCGGCGCCGATCCCAAGGCGGCGGCCAACTGGGTGATGGTCGAGCTGATGGGCTACGTCAACGCCCAGGGCATTGACGTGCGCGACGTCAAGCTGTCGCCGGCGAACCTCGGCAAGCTGATCACCCTCATCGACAAGGGCACGATCAGCGGGAAGATCGCCAAGCAGATCTTCAAAGAGCTCGTCGAGACGGATCGCGATCCCGAGGCGATTGTCAAGGAGAAGGGGCTGGTGCAGATCACCGACCCCGAGGCGCTGCGGCCCATCGTCCTCGAGGTCCTCGACGCCAACGCGCAGTCGGTCCTCGACTACAAGAACGGCAAGGACCGCGCCCTGGGCTTCCTCGTCGGCCAGGTGATGAAGGCGACGAAAGGGAAGGCCAACCCCGAGCTCGTCAACCGGCTCCTCCTTGAGGAGATCGCCAAGCGGTGAGGCCGTTCGAGGTGAACCCCATGAACGAGACGATCCGCTTGCTGCAGAACCATCGCTCCATCCGCCGCTACGCCCCGCGGCCGATTCCCGAGGAGATGGTGGAGGCGATCATCCGGAGCGCGCAGGCCGCCTCCACCTCCAGCTACGTCCAGGCGTACACGATCATCGGCGTCACCGATCCGGCGAAAAAGAAGGCCCTCGCTGAGCTGTCGGGCAATGCCCATGTGGAAACGTGCCCGCTCTTTCTCGTCTTTTGCGCCGATCTCAGGCGGCTTCGCGTGGCCGCCGCGCGGCACGGCGTCGAGGCGCAGGTGGAGGGCACCGAGCCGTTCCTGGTGGCGACCGTCGACGCGGCGCTGGCGGCGCAGAACGCGGCCGTCGCCGCCGAGTCATTGGGCCTCGGCATCTGCTACATCGGCGGCATCCGCAACCGCATCGCCGAGGTGTGCCAGCTGCTGGAAATCCCCCGCCTCGTCTATCCCGTGTTCGGCATGACGGTGGGCTTCCCGGCCGACGAGCCGGGGAAAAAGCCGCGCCTGCCCCTGGAAGCGGTGTTCCACCGCGAGCGGTACGAGCCGGAGCGCGACCGGCACCTCGACGTCTACGACGAGACGGTTCGCCGCTACTACACCGAGCGGACGGGCGGCCAGCGCACCCACGGGTGGACGGCGTACATCGCCGGCCTGCTCAAGGAGCCGCGCCGGACGCACATGCTGGACTTCTTGCGCCGGCAGGGGTTCCTGCAGGACACGCTGGGTGCGGCGGGGAGAGGTGAGCGCCCATGACCGCGGGCGGGATGCGGCCCGGCCTTCTCCTCATCGCCCACGGCTCGCGCGACGAAGCGTGGGTCCGGCTGGTCGACGCGGCCCTCGACCGGTTGCGCGCGGCCTTCCCCGGCGTGCCGGCGGCCGCCGGCTACCTCGAGCTGGTCGACGGGCGGCTCATCCCCGACGGCGTGCGCGAGCTTGAGCGCCAGGGTGTCACGGACATCGTCGCCGTGCCGCTCTTTGTCTCGTCGGGCAGCACCCACCTCGACGAGATCGCCTGGGCCCTTGGCTTGAAAGACGAGCCGGAGCTGGAGACCGACCTGACACGCGTGGACACCGCTTGCCGCGTCCATCTGTGCCCGCCGATGGACGACCATCCGCTGATCGCCGCGATCGTCGTGGAACGGGCGCGCGCCCTGGCGAAGGATCCGGCGCGGGAGGCCCTGGTGCTGGTGGGCCACGGCAGCGAGCATCCCGGCTTTCGCGAGCGGTGGGAGTCCCTGCTGGATCGCCTGACGCGACACGTGGGCCAGGCCGTCGGCTTTGGGGCGGCCACCTACGCCACCTTCCACCCGGACACCCTGCGCGACCGCGTGGCGGAAGCGGCCGAGGGCCATCGCGTCGTGGTGGTGCCCCTGTTCCTCAGTGCCGGCTACTTCACGCGCACGGTGATTCCCCAGAAGCTTTCCGGCCTACCCTGCACCTACAGCGGGGAGACCTATCTGCCCCACGAGAACGTCTACCGCTGGCTGGAGGAGACGGCGCGACAGGGCTTGGCAAAGGCGGCCGCGCCGTCGCTGCGCGGGTGACGGCCGCATGCGTGCGCGACTGATCTACAATCCCTCGGCGGGGCGCGAGGAAATCAAAAAGCGCCTGCCCGAGGTGCTGGACGCCCTCGAGGCGGCCGGCCTGGAGACGTCCTGCCACATGACGAAGGGGGAAGGCGATGCCACACGCGCGGCGGAAGAAGCGGTGGCGCGTGGGTTTGACGTGGTGATCGCCGCCGGCGGCGACGGCACGGTGTACGAGGTGGTCAACGGCCTGGCGGAAAAGCCGCGCCGGCCCAAGCTCGGCATCCTGCCCTGCGGCACGTCGAACGACTTTGCCACGGCCCTCGGCATTCCGCGGTCGCTGGCCGGTGCCTGCGCGGTGATCGCCGGCGGGCGCACCAAGGCCGTGGACGTGGGGAAGATGAACGACCGCTATTTCATCAACATCGCCGGCGCGGGATGGCTGACCGAGCTCACCTATGAGGTGCCGAGCAAGCTGAAGACGCTGCTCGGGCAGATGGCCTATTACGTCAAGGGCATCGAGAAGCTGCCGTTCATCTCTCCGCGCCGCGTCGAGCTGCGCCATCCCGGCGGCACGCTGGAAGCCGACGTGATGCTCGTCCTCGTCGCCAACAGCCCTACCGTGGGCGGGTTCGAACGGTTGGCCCCCGAGGCCGACGTGTCCGACGGGCGGCTGGACGTCCTCGTGCTGAAAAAGACCACGTTGCCCGTCTTTGTGCGCCTGGCCAGGCAGGCCCTTGCCGGCCAGCACGTGCGCGATCCGCTGGTGGTGTACTTCCAGACGCCGTGGCTGGAGGCGCGGTCGACGGATCGCGTGCTCGTCAACCTCGACGGCGAGCTGGGCGGCGAATTCCCTTGCCGCATCGAGGTGCTGCCGCGACATCTCGAGGTGTTTGTGCCGTGAAACCGAGCAGCCCCCCGGTGGAACCGGGCGACCTCGTCGAACTGGACATCACCGGCATCGCCCACGATGGCGCCGGCGTAGGCCGCTACGAGGGCTTTACGCTGTTTGTGTCCGGCGCCCTGCCCGAGGAGCGGGTGCGCGCCCGTGTGGTGGAGGTGGCCAAAACCTTCGGCCGGGCCGAGGTGGCCAAGGTGCTCGCGCCCAGCTCCTTGCGCGCCGCGCCGCCCTGCCCGGTGGCGGGCGCCTGCGGCGGCTGCACGCTGCAGCACGTCGCCTATGAGGGGCAGCTCGCCCTGAAGCGGCGCATCGTGGCCGACGCCTTTGCCCGCATCGCCCGCCTCCCCGATGTTCCCGTCCGCCCCGTGCTCGGCATGGACGATCCGTGGCGTTACCGCAACAAGGTGCAGGTGCCCGTCGGGGAGGAGGACGGCCGGCTGGTGGCCGGCTTTTTCGCCAAGGGGACGCACGCCGTCGTCGACCTGAACGGCTGCCTCCTGCAGCCGGGTCCGATGGAGGCAGCGGTGCGCGCCGTCAAGGAGGCGGCCGCCGAGCTGGGCATCCCGCCCTACGACCACGTCCGCCACGAGGGCGTGCTGCGCCACGTCGTCGTGCGCGTCGGCTTTCGCACCGGCGAGGTGATGGTCATCCTCGTGGTGACCACACCGGCCGTGCCGCACCTCGACGAGCTGGTCGCCGCCGTCCGCGCGCGCGTGCCCGGCGTCCGGTCCATCGTGCTCAATGTCAACCGCGCGAAAAGCAGCGTTGTCCTCGGCGACCAGACGCGCCTTCTGTGGGGGCGCGAGGTGATCCACGACGAGCTGGGGGGCCTGCGCTTCGCCATCTCCCCGCGCTCCTTTTACCAGGTCAACCCGCCGCAGACGGAGCTGCTGTACGAACAGGTGCGCCGCTACGCCGCGCTCACCGGGACGGAGACGGTGGTCGACGCCTACTGCGGCGTGGGCACGATCGCCCTCGTCCTGGCCCGCCACGCCAAGGAGGTGTACGGCGTGGAGGTTGTCCCCGAGGCGGTGCGCGATGCGCGGCGCAACGCCGCCCTCAACGGTATCGCCAACGCCCGCTTCGAAGTGGGCCGGGCGGAAGACGTCCTGCCGCGCTGGCGGGCGGAAGGGCTTCGGCCCGATGTTGTGGTTGTCGACCCGCCGCGCAAGGGCTGTGCGCGGCCCCTCCTCGACACGCTGGTGCGGCTCAAGCCGGCGCGCGTTGTCTACGTCTCGTGCAACCCGGCCACGCTAGCCCGCGACTGCCGCATCCTGGCGGACGGAGGCTTTCGCGTCGTCGAGGTGCAGCCGGTCGACCTCTTCCCGCACACGGCGCACGTGGAGTGCGTGGCGCTGCTGGAAAACGAAAACGTCTTGTAGACCGCGAGCATCAACTCGATGGCGGCGGACATGGCCCCAAGGCCGACCAGCCATGCCGCCCAGAACCTTTTTTATCCCCTGTTTGATCATTCGACATTGATCGGCCCGATGGGGACCGCGAGGGAAAGGATCAATACCACGGAACTCCACACATGGGTAAACATGGCCGGTGCTTTCCTCCTCCGTTACGCTTCCGCAAGAACGTGTCGAAACAGTTTGCTGCCACTCGACGCACAGCAGGCTGTACACGACGGTGTCCCGTGCCCGACCCTTGACGACGGGATAGCGCCGCAGAATCCCTTCCCGCACAAATCCGAGTTTTTCAATGGCCCGTGGCGATTGCAGTTTTCGCGCATCGGTGCGCATTTCGATGCGAACCAGACCCAGACGTTCAAAGCCGAAGCGCAGGATGAGCCGCTTTGCTTCCGTGTTGTCTCCTGAGCTCCAAAACGCGCGGTGGATCGTCGTGCCGATCTCCCCCGTGGCATGCTCCTTTTCCAGGCGCACGAATCCCGTCGAGCCGATGACCCGGTTCGTCGGTTTACGGCGCGGGTTTCGAGTGTCCATTCGGTTGCCCGCGGTTGACGACGGAACGTGTTCCGCATATCCTTTAATTAGATAGTTTTCTAATTATCTAATTGAAACCTCGCCATGCGAGAAAGCAAGTTGCCTTCGGCCGAGGAAGGGGATTGCGATGGGACTGTCCGATGTGTTCAAGGCGCTGTCTGACCCGACACGCCGCGCCATCCTCGATCTGCTGAAGGAAGGCGACCGCACGGCCGGCGAGATCGCCGAGCGGTTTTCCATCAGCAAGCCGAGCATCTCCCATCACCTGAACGTGCTGAAGCAGGCCAATCTGGTGCAGGACGAGCGCCGGGGCCAGCATATCGTGTACTCGTTGAACACGACGGTGTTCCATGAGGTGCTGAAGTGGATGCTGACGCTTTCGGAAGCCAAGGGGGGAGAGCGATGAGCAATCCATGGTTGGGTGTCGTGTTGTTTGTCGTGGCGACGGCCATCAGCGTGGTCGCGTACCCGTTTTTGCCGGAGACGGTGCCGATTCACTGGAACATGCAGGGCGAGGCGGACGGTTTTGCCCCGAAGGCGGTGGCGCTGGCGCTCACCCCGGCGCTGATCCTCGTGTTTGCCGGTTTGCTGCGCATTCTGCCGGCCATCGACCCCAAGCGCGAGCAGGTTCGCCGGTTTGAGCGGTCGTACCGCACGGTGGTCAACCTCATTCTTACGCTCCTGCTGGTGATCCACGCGATGGTCGTGGCCAATGGCGCCGGGTGGTCGGTTGACGTTTCCGTTGTCCTACCCCTGCTCATCGGGCTGTTGTTCCTCTTTCTCGGCAACGAAATGCCGCGGTTCCGGCAAAATTTCTTTCTTGGCATCCGGACTCCGTGGACGGTGTCGGACGAGGAGGTTTGGCGGCAGACCCATCGCGTGGGCGGGCGCGTCTTTGTGGTCGGTGGCGCGCTGATGATGGCCGCATCGTTTTTGCCCGCGCCGCATCGTTTTGCGGTCTTTTTGGCCGCGGCGGTGGCAAGCAGCGTCATCCCCGTGGTGCTGTCGTTCGTGTACTATCGGCGCCGCGCGCGGTGAGGCTTCAGGGAGGGGACAAACGGAAGGCGTCCCCAACCAAAAGGAAGGGAGGACATGTGGGTCACCCGAACGATGCGGAATCGAGGCGGCCTGCGGGGCCGCATTGCCGTGGTGACGGGCGTCGGCCGCCTGCAAGGAATCGGTGCCGCCGTGTGCCGGGCCCTCGCCGCCGACGGGGCGGACATCTTCTTCACGTACTGGACGCCGTACGACCGCGCCATGCCGTGGAGCGCGGCGCCGGACGAGCCGGCAATGCTGGAGGAAGAGCTGGCGCGCCTGGGCGTGCGCTGCGCGCGGATGGAGCTTGACCTCTCCCGCCCCGAAGCACCCGAAACCTTGCTGGATGCGGTGGAACAACAGCTCGGTCCCCCGTCGATCCTGGTCAAAAACGCGTGTGATTCTGACCTTGACGGGTGGGATCGGTTGGACGCGGCCG
This Calditerricola satsumensis DNA region includes the following protein-coding sequences:
- the gatA gene encoding Asp-tRNA(Asn)/Glu-tRNA(Gln) amidotransferase subunit GatA, which codes for MVAKGGFGVSLLEKPIQEIHNGLRKKEFSVRELVEASLQRIREVDEKVKAFLTLDEEGALKKADELDRRLAAGDAMGLLYGIPAGIKDNIVTKGVRTTCASKILANYEPIYNATVMDKLDAADAVMVGKTNMDEFAMGSSTENSAFFPTRNPWDLERVPGGSSGGSAAAVAAGEVVFALGSDTGGSIRQPAAYCGVVGLKPTYGRVSRYGLVAFASSLDQIGPITRTVADAAYVLQAIAGHDPHDSTSANVEVPDYTAALTGDVKGLRIAVPKEYLGDGIDEGVRQRVLEALEVFASLGAEWEEVSLPHSDYAVACYYLIAPSEASSNLARYDGVRYGVRVEADNLIDMYKQTRSQGFGPEVKRRIMLGTFALSSGYYDAYYLKAQKVRTLIKQDFERLFERYDVVVGPTAPTPAFKLGEKVDDPLTMYLNDICTIPVNLAGLPAISVPCGLSGGLPVGLQIIGKPFDELTVLRAAYAFEVHTDHHKARPAL
- a CDS encoding autorepressor SdpR family transcription factor, with translation MSDVFKALSDPTRRAILDLLKEGDRTAGEIAERFSISKPSISHHLNVLKQANLVQDERRGQHIVYSLNTTVFHEVLKWMLTLSEAKGGER
- a CDS encoding sirohydrochlorin chelatase, yielding MTAGGMRPGLLLIAHGSRDEAWVRLVDAALDRLRAAFPGVPAAAGYLELVDGRLIPDGVRELERQGVTDIVAVPLFVSSGSTHLDEIAWALGLKDEPELETDLTRVDTACRVHLCPPMDDHPLIAAIVVERARALAKDPAREALVLVGHGSEHPGFRERWESLLDRLTRHVGQAVGFGAATYATFHPDTLRDRVAEAAEGHRVVVVPLFLSAGYFTRTVIPQKLSGLPCTYSGETYLPHENVYRWLEETARQGLAKAAAPSLRG
- a CDS encoding diacylglycerol kinase, yielding MRARLIYNPSAGREEIKKRLPEVLDALEAAGLETSCHMTKGEGDATRAAEEAVARGFDVVIAAGGDGTVYEVVNGLAEKPRRPKLGILPCGTSNDFATALGIPRSLAGACAVIAGGRTKAVDVGKMNDRYFINIAGAGWLTELTYEVPSKLKTLLGQMAYYVKGIEKLPFISPRRVELRHPGGTLEADVMLVLVANSPTVGGFERLAPEADVSDGRLDVLVLKKTTLPVFVRLARQALAGQHVRDPLVVYFQTPWLEARSTDRVLVNLDGELGGEFPCRIEVLPRHLEVFVP
- the gatB gene encoding Asp-tRNA(Asn)/Glu-tRNA(Gln) amidotransferase subunit GatB; the encoded protein is MNFETVIGLEVHVELATKSKIFCGCSTEFGAPPNTNVCPICLGHPGVLPVLNRQAVEYAMKAALALNCEIAEVCKFDRKNYFYPDLPKAYQISQYDQPLAKNGWVEIEVGGRKKRIGITRLHLEEDAGKSLHAEDGGNYSLVDFNRVGVPLIEIVTEPDLRSPEEARLFLEKLRQILLYTGVSDVKMEEGSLRCDANISLRPVGADTFGTKTELKNLNSFRFVQKGLEYEEKRQREILTSGGVVEQETRRWDEQKEITVPMRGKEEAHDYRYFPEPDLVRLVIDREWVERVKAELPELPDARRERYMRAYGLSDYDAGVLTASKDLSDYYDAVVQCGADPKAAANWVMVELMGYVNAQGIDVRDVKLSPANLGKLITLIDKGTISGKIAKQIFKELVETDRDPEAIVKEKGLVQITDPEALRPIVLEVLDANAQSVLDYKNGKDRALGFLVGQVMKATKGKANPELVNRLLLEEIAKR
- a CDS encoding SdpI family protein, coding for MSNPWLGVVLFVVATAISVVAYPFLPETVPIHWNMQGEADGFAPKAVALALTPALILVFAGLLRILPAIDPKREQVRRFERSYRTVVNLILTLLLVIHAMVVANGAGWSVDVSVVLPLLIGLLFLFLGNEMPRFRQNFFLGIRTPWTVSDEEVWRQTHRVGGRVFVVGGALMMAASFLPAPHRFAVFLAAAVASSVIPVVLSFVYYRRRAR
- the nfsA gene encoding oxygen-insensitive NADPH nitroreductase codes for the protein MNETIRLLQNHRSIRRYAPRPIPEEMVEAIIRSAQAASTSSYVQAYTIIGVTDPAKKKALAELSGNAHVETCPLFLVFCADLRRLRVAAARHGVEAQVEGTEPFLVATVDAALAAQNAAVAAESLGLGICYIGGIRNRIAEVCQLLEIPRLVYPVFGMTVGFPADEPGKKPRLPLEAVFHRERYEPERDRHLDVYDETVRRYYTERTGGQRTHGWTAYIAGLLKEPRRTHMLDFLRRQGFLQDTLGAAGRGERP
- the rlmD gene encoding 23S rRNA (uracil(1939)-C(5))-methyltransferase RlmD, with protein sequence MKPSSPPVEPGDLVELDITGIAHDGAGVGRYEGFTLFVSGALPEERVRARVVEVAKTFGRAEVAKVLAPSSLRAAPPCPVAGACGGCTLQHVAYEGQLALKRRIVADAFARIARLPDVPVRPVLGMDDPWRYRNKVQVPVGEEDGRLVAGFFAKGTHAVVDLNGCLLQPGPMEAAVRAVKEAAAELGIPPYDHVRHEGVLRHVVVRVGFRTGEVMVILVVTTPAVPHLDELVAAVRARVPGVRSIVLNVNRAKSSVVLGDQTRLLWGREVIHDELGGLRFAISPRSFYQVNPPQTELLYEQVRRYAALTGTETVVDAYCGVGTIALVLARHAKEVYGVEVVPEAVRDARRNAALNGIANARFEVGRAEDVLPRWRAEGLRPDVVVVDPPRKGCARPLLDTLVRLKPARVVYVSCNPATLARDCRILADGGFRVVEVQPVDLFPHTAHVECVALLENENVL